The proteins below come from a single Cervus canadensis isolate Bull #8, Minnesota chromosome 2, ASM1932006v1, whole genome shotgun sequence genomic window:
- the PRKAB2 gene encoding 5'-AMP-activated protein kinase subunit beta-2 isoform X1, producing MGNTTSDRVAGERHGAKAARAEGAGGHAPGKEQKIMVGSTDDPSVFSLPDSKLPGDKEFVSWQQDLEDSVKPTQQARPTVIRWSEGGKEVFISGSFNNWSTKIPLIKSHNDFVAILDLPEGEHQYKFFVDGQWVHDPSEPVVTSQLGTINNLIHVKKSDFEVFDALKLDSMESSETSCRDLSSSPPGPYGQEMYVFRSEERFKSPPILPPHLLQVILNKDTNISCDPALLPEPNHVMLNHLYALSIKDSVMVLSATHRYKKKYVTTLLYKPI from the exons ATGGGAAACACCACCAGCGATCGAGTGGCCGGGGAGCGCCACGGCGCCAAGGCTGCGCGCGCCGAGGGCGCCGGCGGCCATGCTCCGGGTAAGGAACAGAAGATCATGGTGGGGAGCACGGACGACCCCAGCGTCTTCAGCCTGCCGGACTCCAAG CTCCCTGGGGACAAAGAGTTTGTATCATGGCAGCAGGATTTGGAGGACTCCGTAAAGCCCACACAGCAGGCCCGGCCCACTGTTATCCGCTGGTCTGAAGGAGGCAAGGAGGTCTTCATCTCTGGGTCCTTCAACAATTGGAGCACCAAGATTCCACTGATTAAGAG CCATAATGACTTTGTTGCCATCCTGGACCTCCCTGAGGGAGAGCACCAGTACAAGTTTTTTGTGGATGGACAGTGGGTTCATGATCCATCAGAG CCTGTGGTTACCAGTCAGCTTGGCACAATTAACAATTTGATCCATGTCAAGAAATCTGATTTTGAGGTGTTTGATGCTTTAAAGCTAGATTCAATGGAAAGCTCAGAGACATCTTGTCGAG ACCTTTCCAGCTCACCCCCAGGGCCTTATGGTCAAGAAATGTATGTGTTTCGATCAGAGGAGAGATTTAAATCCCCACCCATCCTGCCTCCTCACCTTCTCCAAGTTATTCTTAACAAGGACACTAACATATCT tgtgaCCCAGCCTTGCTCCCCGAGCCCAATCATGTCATGCTGAACCATCTCTATGCATTGTCCATTAAG GACAGTGTGATGGTCCTTAGTGCAACCCATCGCTACAAGAAGAAGTATGTCACTACTCTTCTGTACAAGCCCATCTGA
- the PRKAB2 gene encoding 5'-AMP-activated protein kinase subunit beta-2 isoform X2: MLRVRNRRSWWGARTTPASSACRTPSHNDFVAILDLPEGEHQYKFFVDGQWVHDPSEPVVTSQLGTINNLIHVKKSDFEVFDALKLDSMESSETSCRDLSSSPPGPYGQEMYVFRSEERFKSPPILPPHLLQVILNKDTNISCDPALLPEPNHVMLNHLYALSIKDSVMVLSATHRYKKKYVTTLLYKPI; encoded by the exons ATGCTCCGGGTAAGGAACAGAAGATCATGGTGGGGAGCACGGACGACCCCAGCGTCTTCAGCCTGCCGGACTCCAAG CCATAATGACTTTGTTGCCATCCTGGACCTCCCTGAGGGAGAGCACCAGTACAAGTTTTTTGTGGATGGACAGTGGGTTCATGATCCATCAGAG CCTGTGGTTACCAGTCAGCTTGGCACAATTAACAATTTGATCCATGTCAAGAAATCTGATTTTGAGGTGTTTGATGCTTTAAAGCTAGATTCAATGGAAAGCTCAGAGACATCTTGTCGAG ACCTTTCCAGCTCACCCCCAGGGCCTTATGGTCAAGAAATGTATGTGTTTCGATCAGAGGAGAGATTTAAATCCCCACCCATCCTGCCTCCTCACCTTCTCCAAGTTATTCTTAACAAGGACACTAACATATCT tgtgaCCCAGCCTTGCTCCCCGAGCCCAATCATGTCATGCTGAACCATCTCTATGCATTGTCCATTAAG GACAGTGTGATGGTCCTTAGTGCAACCCATCGCTACAAGAAGAAGTATGTCACTACTCTTCTGTACAAGCCCATCTGA